In Cottoperca gobio chromosome 1, fCotGob3.1, whole genome shotgun sequence, a genomic segment contains:
- the polq gene encoding DNA polymerase theta isoform X2, whose product MSTSGPLKKKSYMGQHQIKKKSFQAPDETPDGDRLVQKTHYISGKINISRNSLMDGGAVNPPGESTLAFDEEMLQVLDAADPVKPAANNLCPTTVNGDAREEAASSAVFAPSQADGAPQHTALRPHRAPSAQEGVHGHSGDCKRPGWRADCKDLAQRLLFSEDSEEAEHAQKRPENIQPPPASACINGLSCKEIKNDQQVGSSTKQPLTSRRKSSPRSKDKSGSNMNADPPVDVSRDYILFSPTHLAAAMKKAKLQQSLQNQSASVLTVPSGLDLTTLSDTLPQPGIALCAPAGQAEKLLLCSWGLPKPVLERYKKHGVTHMFEWQAQCLTVGQVLQGGNLVYSAPTSAGKTLVSELLMLKRVLETKRKALFILPFVSVAKEKMHYLQSVFEEAGVRVEGYMGSTSAAGGFKALDVAVCTIEKANSLINRLIEEDNLGLLGMVVVDELHMVGDSGRGYLLELLLTKIRFIAQKQNTTGSLSEGVQIIGMSATLPNLSLLASWLGAELYQTDYRPVPLLEHLKVGRNIYDKSLSVVRQFTPAFHIKGDDDHIVSLCYETVSEGRSVLLFCPSKNWCEKLADSIAREFYNLRHTDRQGEAEPQPVCLDRDGLVDVVAQLRRTPAGLDPVLQRTVPWGVAFHHAGLTFDERDVLEGAFRQGVVRVLAATSTLSSGVNLPARRVIIRTPTFNGHLLDPLTYKQMAGRAGRKGVDTLGESVLVCKEAERQKGISLLTGALQPISSCLVRREGEGVTTSMLRAILEIIVGGVASTPQDVRSYALCSLLAASVKCDGKKESNEETNKGAIEACVEWLMENEFISIQKDGQEERYCPTQLGAATLSSSLSPPEALGIFADLQRAMKGFVLENDLHILYLITPLYAEWTTIDWYQFFCLWEQLSSSMKRVAELVGVQEGFLARSVSGKLVAKTEKQRRQMAIHKRFFTTLVLQDLVNEVPLGTLASKYNCNRGQLQSLQQSASTYAGMVTVFCKRLGWHNMELLLSQYQTRLSFGVQRELVDLVRVSLLNATRARALYAQGLCTVAQLARATVADVEKSLRNAVPFKSSKRAVDESEMEAAERRSLRCVWVSGGRALTEQEAAVEIVSEARLLLRDDLARLGVEWDPATLPVNSPDDSDTSSVSNLSSHEAQVDNNKDPQEGNGVKKSGSRDMDRHGEESEEGKKREKGISERKMEKTGEANRERGKSKPEDTVVNRKLEEHRELDRTEPETRQTGNEVQKERSKERKNGETNKKVLMANATEDPDEKRERLRQTRSKQGGEELKKAETEEGETSKGFVSIGPESHRANRPVPERSLTQELAEIVSSPLLLPVPRPQPSPSPMPPPRFRAPVSRAEEQHSVHQRASEGDGATRLAASPVHPGRLKHSRALRKVLHSIQTDKGLQDNVETAQTSHSKPSVVSSVQNAAPAGRVPTTVRAPEPLQETPPGVSAPTDADMLDSPFIASPASVPLFSPEAKRRRMDGGEVDTFSSPELYAGDARDEEAEGDVKKGEESFGDSFELDTQTERMIVQQACQHRDGNDGGSGQSVETEKIGEEEMVEAAVEMNKDKDEGSDRLEAPDNARPRFNISLTDSQMELILNTSHQASDQNRPLLQILPGPGGDNAVKDKGGDEEANQAASESFNRSSSFLFDSLYDSSLLAGLSPHQILDQSDKEEPLTSTQERRRSELLANQEAEKQEAVQWGESSFNLSEWGDSLLVGEHFLERQSLLKHTERTQEASLHNAQQPNADNVLPEEKLSEPEHTTTTTNATQNEHGKDKASNNQGHTHTIEWHSNAQNDKEPGGRQETMIEVVENGKQVETKVKKGEINALLSDNVDLKHPQVQNAPESSFYCSPGLQEIFDRWPSMSDQPWQNTTTGHTATHTLMNAANTAEVPDPPQPSIQGERKGATSNAQAVGAESDSREEQTSRHDGENLTEGPGSAGDLIPPTQETPPVTPRVKLTTSSVHSPLIAQPLNQSTPSTLLRRKQAITKCPKPHPGHGDHLSEAVADTKQPNPTSDRNHERQRGQKPKTVPRSSSETKLLLHTDQNVSPARERASPPSPRAKLPSDAESPVTDEGFTLQLSQDASVCSSNSVTFSIIDVASDRRLFDTFIKEWKTKERYTLALACEKREHRQQPEEEIGGKHKRTSAATQKLHRADGFPVRDSDGMVLIGLSVCWGARDAYYVSLQQEQSKGLSSSLAPPPLDDDLQVSERLRQVKTCLSRPPAGQSGGVVVTYDIIEVYKMLVMSCGISLEGNCEDPKVACWLVDPDGEQRTLPNMVTVYCPTDLPLLDGLGNPHAHCPRVRAATKSVLVLAVMNHLTGLLEKDGMLDLFRSIEMPSQVSLALLELNGVGFSVEECERQKHVMQAKLTALETQAYNLAGHSFSLTSIDDVAQLLFLELHLPPNGDVGASKSKKTLGYTRRGGGRVRLGKQFSTTKDVLEKLRPLHPLPGVILEWRRITNALTKVVFPLQREKQYHSTLDMDRIYPLAQTHTATGRVSFTEPNIQNVPKDFEISMPTMVGESPPSQDSSHMTTKRGKKRRSAVISAAAARAEQGPAFSVSMRHAFVPFSGGMILAADYSQLELRVLAHLSKDQRLLQVLNGGTDVFRCIAAEWKSIDPESVNDNLRQQAKQICYGIIYGMGAKSLGEQMGVEENDAACYIESFKGRYKGINVFLRETVKNCIKNGYVQTLMGRRRYLPGITDSNSHIKGHAERQAVNTTVQGSAADIVKLATVNIQKRLRRTYPAAPLSHQHTLSAGNHRRVGTSQLRGAYFVLQLHDELIYETTEEDLIQVAQIVKREMESAVKLYVKLKAKVKVGPSWGNLQDLDI is encoded by the exons ATGAGCACCTCGGGtcctctaaaaaagaaaagctacaTGGGTCAGCACCAGATCAAGAAGAAAAG TTTCCAGGCTCCTGATGAGACACCAGACGGAGACAGACTGGTGCAGAAAACTCATTACATATCAGGCAAAATAAACATTAGCAGAAACAGCCTCATG GATGGAGGGGCAGTGAATCCACCGGGAGAATCCACATTAGCTTTTGATGAAGAAATGCTGCAGGTGTTGGATGCTGCCGACCCTGTGAAGCCTGCAGCTAACAATCTGTGTCCAACAACAGTAAACGGAGATGCACGGGAAGAGGCAGCATCATCAGCTGTCTTTGCCCCCTCACAGGCTGACGGAGCACCTCAGCACACAGCCCTACGACCCCACAGAGCCCCCAGCGCCCAGGAGGGAGTCCATGGGCATAGTGGTGATTGTAAGAGACCAGGATGGAGAGCTGACTGCAAAGACCTTGCACAGAGGCTTCTCTTCAGCGAGGACTCTGAGGAAGCGGAGCATGCTCAGAAGCGCCCAGAGAACATCCAGCCACCCCCAGCTTCTGCCTGCATCAATGGGCTAtcctgtaaagaaataaaaaatgatcaGCAAGTAGGCAGCTCCACCAA GCAACCGCTTACATCCAGAAGAAAAAGCTCTCCTCGTAGCAAAGACAAAAGTGGGTCAAATATGAATGCTGATCCACCTGTGGATGTATCCAGGGACTACATCTTGTTCAGCCCCACCCACCTCGCGGCTGCCATGAAGAAGGCCAAACTCCAGCAGTCATTACAGAATCAGTCCGCCTCTGTGCTCACGGTCCCCAGTGGTTTAGACCTCACTACTCTCAGTGACACTTTACCTCAGCCAG GCATTGCCTTGTGTGCTCCCGCGGGACAAGCCGAAAAGCTGCTGTTATGCAGTTGGGGATTACCAAAACCTGTCCTGGAGCGCTACAAGAAACATGGAGTGACTCACATGTTCGAATGGCAGGCTCAATGCCTCACTGTCGGACAGGTGCTGCAGGGAGGTAACCTGGTGTACTCTG CCCCCACCAGCGCTGGAAAAACTCTGGTGTCAGAGCTACTGATGTTGAAGCGTGTGTTGGAGACGAAAAGAAAAGCTCTCTTCATTCTGCCGTTTGTCTCCGTGGCCAAAGAGAAGATGCACTACCTTCAG AGCGTTTTTGAAGAGGCAGGAGTTCGTGTGGAGGGATATATGGGAAGCACCTCGGCTGCTGGAGGGTTCAAAGCACTGGATGTAGCTGTTTGCACCATAGAAAAAGCCAATTCTCTTATTAATAGACTCATTGAAGAGGACAATTTGGGTCTACTAG GTATGGTGGTGGTGGATGAGTTGCATATGGTTGGAGATTCTGGAAGAGGATACCTACTAGAACTGCTCTTAACCAAAATCCGCTTCATTGCGCAGAAGCAGAACACCACTGG GTCTCTCTCTGAGGGTGTACAGATCATAGGTATGAGCGCCACCTTGCCTAACCTCTCCCTCCTGGCTAGCTGGTTAGGTGCAGAGCTTTACCAGACAGACTACAGACCCGTACCCCTGCTGGAGCATCTTAAAGTGGGACGCAACATCTACGACAAGAGCCTCTCGGTGGTCCGGCAGTTCACTCCTGCATTCCACATTAAG GGCGATGATGACCACATAGTGAGCTTGTGCTATGAGACTGTGAGCGAGGGCCGCTCTGTGTTGCTGTTCTGCCCCTCGAAGAACTGGTGTGAGAAACTGGCAGACAGCATCGCCAGAGAATTCTACAACCTAAGACACACGG ATCGTCAGGGCGAAGCAGAGCCTCAGCCAGTGTGTCTGGATCGGGATGGACTAGTGGATGTTGTCGCCCAGCTGAGACGAACTCCAGCTGGTTTAGACCCCGTCCTCCAGCGAACTGTGCCATGGGGGGTGGCCTTCCACCACGCTG gtTTGACATTTGATGAGCGCGATGTGTTGGAGGGAGCTTTTCGTCAGGGCGTGGTCAGAGTCCTGGCTGCCACCTCTACTCTCTCGTCGGGGGTTAATCTCCCAGCTCGCAGGGTCATCATTCGAACCCCGACCTTCAATGGACACTTGTTGGACCCGCTCACGTACAAACAGATGGCTGGACGAGCAGGGAGAAAAGGAGTAGACACGTTAG GTGAGAGTGTGCTGGTGTGTAAGGAGGCAGAGCGTCAGAAAGGTATTAGTCTCCTTACGGGTGCTCTTCAGCCAATCAGCAGCTGCCTggtgagaagagagggagagggcgtCACCACCAGCATGCTGCGAGCCATCCTAGAG ATCATTGTCGGAGGTGTAGCCAGCACTCCACAGGATGTGAGGTCATATGCTTTGTGCTCACTACTGGCTGCCAGCGTGAAATGTGACGGCAAAAAAGAATCAAACGAAGAGACTAACAAAGGAGCCATTGAGGCCTGTGTTGAGTGGCTGATGGAGAACGAATTTATCAGTATCCAGAAGGACGGACAAG AGGAGCGTTACTGTCCGACTCAACTTGGTGCAGCCACCTTatcatcctccctctcccctcccgaGGCTCTGGGAATATTTGCCGATCTCCAGCGGGCCATGAAGGGCTTTGTACTAGAAAATGACTTGCACATTCTGTATCTG ATCACCCCGTTGTACGCCGAGTGGACTACCATAGATTGGTATCAGTTCTTCTGTCTGTGGGAACAGCTCTCATCCTCGATGAAGAGAGTAGCGGAGCTGGTGGGCGTCCAGGAAGGTTTCCTCGCACGATCCGTCAGTGGCAAACTCGTAGCCAAGACAGAAAAGCAGCGCAGGCAGATGGCTATTCATAAACG ATTTTTCACCACCCTTGTGCTACAGGATCTGGTGAATGAGGTGCCTTTGGGAACACTGGCATCCAAATACAACTGCAATCGTGGGCAGTTACAGTCTCTCCAGCAGTCTGCTTCTACATATGCAG GTATGGTAACAGTGTTTTGCAAGCGTCTGGGCTGGCACAACATGGAGCTGCTGTTGTCCCAGTACCAGACCCGGCTGAGCTTTGGAGTCCAGAGGGAGCTGGTCGACCTCGTCAGGGTTTCCCTCCTGAACGCAACACGAGCCAGAGCGCTGTATGCACAAGGCCTCTGTACTGTCGCTCAACTAGCCAGGGCTACTGTGGCTGACGTGGAGAAATCCTTGAGGAATGCTGTCCCATTTAAGag CTCTAAGCGTGCAGTGGACGAGAGCGAGATGGAGGCAGCCGAGAGACGGAGCCTCCGCTGCGTCTGGGTCTCTGGTGGTCGGGCCCTGACGGAGCAGGAGGCCGCTGTTGAGATCGTGTCTGAGGCACGGCTCCTCCTCCGGGACGACCTGGCCCGGTTAGGAGTTGAGTGGGACCCGGCAACACTTCCTGTAAACAGCCCCGATGACTCGGACACGTCATCTGTCTCAAATCTCAGCTCACATGAAGCACAGGTGGACAACAATAAAGATCCCCAGGAAGGAAACGGGGTCAAGAAAAGTGGAAGCAGAGATATGGacagacatggagaggagagtgaggaaggaaagaaacGTGAGAAAGGGATATCTGAAAGGAAAATGGAGAAAACAGGAGAAGCCAACAGAGAGCGAGGGAAGTCCAAGCCTGAAGACACGGTAGTGAACAGAAAACTGGAGGAGCACAGAGAGTTGGACAGGACAGAGCCAGAAACCAGACAAACGGGGAATGAagtgcaaaaagaaagaagcaaagaaagaaaaaatggcgagacaaataaaaaagtattaatgGCAAATGCCACAGAAGATCCAGATGAAAAAAGAGAACGACTAAGGCAGACACGGTCAAAGCAAGGAGGGGAAGAGCTCAAGAAAGCAGAGACGGAAGAAGGGGAGACGAGTAAAGGGTTCGTCTCAATTGGACCAGAGAGTCATCGGGCAAATCGTCCTGTTCCTGAAAGGAGCCTGACTCAGGAATTAGCTGAAATCGTATCCAGCCCCCTGCTTCTACCTGTGCCACGTCCTCAGCCCTCTCCTTCCCCAATGCCTCCTCCTCGCTTTAGGGCTCCAGTATCCCGAGCAGAAGAACAGCACAGTGTTCATCAAAGGGCATCAGAAGGAGATGGTGCCACACGGCTTGCTGCCTCACCGGTGCATCCAGGTAGACTTAAGCACTCGAGAGCCTTAAGGAAAGTCCTCCACTCTATACAAACTGACAAAGGCCTACAAGATAATGTAGAGACTGCACAGACATCACACTCAAAACCCTCGGTGGTTTCTTCAGTCCAAAATGCAGCACCTGCGGGACGGGTGCCTACAACAGTTCGAGCTCCTGAACCCTTGCAAGAAACCCCTCCCGGTGTTTCTGCACCGACAGATGCAGATATGTTAGACTCTCCCTTCATCGCCTCTCCTGCCTCTGTCCCCTTATTCTCTCCTGAGGCCAAGCGAAGAAGGATGGACGGTGGAGAGGTAGATACGTTTTCATCACCTGAGCTGTATGCAGGAGACGCGAGAGATGAAGAAGCTGAGGGAGATgttaaaaaaggagaagagagttTTGGTGACAGCTTTGAATtggacactcagacagagagaatgaTTGTTCAACAAGCATGCCAACACAGAGATGGGAATGATGGAGGTTCGGGTCAATCGGTAGAAACAGAGAAGATAGGAGAGGAGGAAATGGTGGAAGCAGCTGTGGAGATGAATAAGGACAAAGATGAGGGAAGTGACAGGCTTGAAGCTCCTGATAATGCACGTCCCAGATTCAATATTTCTCTCACAGATAGTCAGATGGAGCTCATTCTTAACACCAGCCACCAGGCGAGTGACCAGAATCGTCCATTGTTACAGATTCTTCCTGGTCCAGGTGGTGATAATGCGGTTAAAGATAAAGGTGGTGACGAGGAGGCCAATCAGGCCGCCTCCGAGAGTTTTAACAGAAGCAGTAGCTTCCTGTTCGACAGCCTGTATGACAGCTCTCTGCTGGCTGGTCTGAGCCCACACCAGATCCTCGACCAATCGGACAAGGAGGAGCCTCTTACATCGACCCAGGAGCGAAGACGCAGTGAGCTTCTCGCCAATCAGGAGGCGGAAAAGCAGGAGGCTGTCCAATGGGGCGAGTCCTCCTTCAACCTGTCAGAGTGGGGCGACTCGCTGCTGGTGGGCGAACACTTTCTGGAGAGGCAGAGCttgctcaaacacacagagagaactcAAGAAGCCAGTCTTCATAACGCTCAGCAACCAAACGCAGACAATGTTCTGCCTGAGGAAAAGCTGTCAGAACCAGAACACACTACTACAACTACCAACGCAACTCAAAATGAGCATGGCAAAGATAAAGCCAGCAATAATCAAggccatacacacacaattgaaTGGCACAGTAATGCACAAAATGACAAAGAACCAGGCGGGAGACAGGAAACGATGATTGAAGTGGTTGAAAATGGGAAGCAAGTAGAGACGAAAGTAAAGAAAGGGGAAATTAATGCTTTATTGTCAGATAATGTGGATTTAAAACACCCACAAGTCCAAAACGCACCTGAAAGCTCTTTTTATTGCAGCCCTGGTTTGCAAGAGATATTTGACCGCTGGCCTAGTATGTCTGACCAGCCCTGGCAAAACACTACAACAGGCCACACAGCCACTCATACACTCATGAATGCTGCAAATACAGCAGAAGTTCCAGATCCACCTCAGCCCTCAATACagggggagagaaaaggggCAACGTCAAATGCGCAGGCTGTTGGCGCTGAGAGTGATTCTCGAGAGGAACAAACTTCAAGACATGATGGTGAGAATTTAACGGAGGGACCAGGCTCTGCCGGTGATCTCATTCCTCCAACTCAGGAAACACCACCTGTCACGCCCAGAGTAAAACTGACGACCTCATCTGTGCATTCGCCTCTCATCGCTCAGCCACTCAACCAGTCGACTCCCTCAACTCTCCTGCGACGGAAACAAGCGATCACAAAATGTCCTAAACCTCACCCAGGACACGGTGATCATCTATCAGAAGCTGTTGCTGACACTAAACAGCCTAATCCTACATCGGATCGCAACCACGAACGCCAGCGGGGACAAAAACCAAAGACTGTTCCACGCTCGAGTTCAGAAACGAAACTCCTGCTACACACCGACCAGAATGTCAGCCCTGCCCGAGAGCGTGCTTCTCCGCCCTCTCCCCGGGCGAAGCTTCCCTCTGATGCTGAATCACCTGTGACTGATGAAGGCTTCACTCTTCAGCTGTCCCAGGATGCATCAGTCTGTTCGAGCAACTCGGTGACCTTCTCCATCATAGACGTTGCAAGTGACAGGCGCCTCTTCGACACTTTCATTAAGGAGTGGAAAACAAAGGAGCGGTACACTCTGGCTTTGGCCTGTGAAAAGAGGGAGCACAGACAGCAGCCTGAGGAGGAAATAGGAGGGAAACATAAGAGAA cGTCAGCCGCTACTCAGAAGCTCCACAGGGCCGATGGTTTTCCAGTAAGAGACAGTGATGGAATGGTGTTGATtggactgtctgtctgctgggGAGCAAGAGATGCATACTACGTGTCTCTGCAGCAAGAGCAGAGCAAAG GTTTGAGCTCCAGTCTGGCCCCTCCTCCACTGGATGATGATTTGCAAGTGAGTGAGAGGCTGCGGCAGGTGAAGACCTGTCTGAGCAGGCCACCGGCCGGTCAAAGTGGAGGCGTGGTTGTCACGTATGACATCATCGAGGTGTACAAGATGCTCGTCATGAGCTGTGGCATCAGCTTGGAGGGAAACTGCGAAGATCCCAAG GTTGCGTGCTGGCTGGTGGACCCTGACGGCGAGCAGAGGACTCTTCCCAACATGGTGACTGTCTACTGTCCTACAGACTTACCTCTGCTGGACGGACTTGGGAACCCGCATGCCCACTGTCCTCGTGTCAGGGCAGCGACCAAGAGCGTGCTCGTACTCGCAGTCATGAACCATCTCACTGGCCTGCTAGAGAAAGACGGCATGCTTG ACCTATTCAGAAGCATTGAGATGCCCTCCCAGGTGTCTTTGGCTCTGTTGGAGTTGAACGGAGTGGGCTTCAGCGTCGAAGAGTGTGAGAGACAAAAACATGTGATGCAAGCCAAACTCACAGCGTTGGAGACTCAGGCTTACAACCTGGCCGGACACAGCTTCTCCCTCACCAGCATCGACGACGTAGCACAG ctgttgtttttagagcTGCACCTTCCTCCAAACGGTGACGTGGGTGCATCAAAAAGTAAGAAGACTCTTGGCTACACCAGGCGAGGTGGCGGCAGAGTACGACTCGGGAAGCAGTTCAGCACCACCAAG GATGTTCTGGAGAAGCTTCGCCCCCTGCACCCACTGCCAGGTGTGATTCTGGAGTGGAGGCGGATCACTAACGCTTTGACAAAAGTGGTGTTCCCCCTGCAGAGGGAGAAGCAATACCACAGCACACTGGACATGGACAGAATATACCCCTTggcccagacacacacagctacag GTAGAGTGAGCTTCACTGAGCCCAACATACAGAATGTCCCCAAAGACTTTGAGATTTCCATGCCCACGATGGTGGGGGAGAGCCCACCTTCACAAGACAGCAGCCACATGACCACCAAAAGAGG AAAGAAGAGACGTTCAGCGGTGATTTCGGCTGCAGCTGCCCGTGCAGAACAAGGCCCGGCCTTCTCCGTCAGCATGAGACATGCCTTTGTACCTTTTTCAG GTGGGATGATATTGGCAGCTGATTATTCTCAGCTGGAGTTGAGAGTACTGGCTCACCTCTCCAAGGATCAACGCCTTCTGCAG GTGCTGAATGGAGGAACAGACGTGTTTCGCTGCATCGCCGCCGAGTGGAAAAGCATTGACCCGGAGTCTGTGAATGACAACCTCAGGCAACAGGCGAAACAG ATTTGCTACGGCATTATCTATGGGATGGGAGCCAAGTCTTTGGGCGAGCAAATGGGAGTGGAGGAGAATGACGCCGCCTGCTACATAGAGAGTTTCAAGGGCAGATACAAAG GGATCAATGTTTTTCTTCGAGAAACTGTGAAGAACTGTATAAAGAACGGCTATGTTCAGACTCTGATGGGCCGTAGGAGATACCTACCTGGGATCACTGACTCCAATTCGCACATCAAAGGACAC GCAGAGCGTCAGGCGGTGAACACGACTGTTCAGGGTTCAGCAGCAGACATTGTTAAACTCGCCACAGTGAACATCCAGAAACGACTACGAAGAACATATCCTGCCGCTCCACTGTCTCACCAGCACACTCTCTCAG CCGGCAATCACCGCAGGGTTGGGACGTCTCAACTCAGAGGAGCCTACTTTGTCCTGCAGCTGCATGACGAGCTCATCTATGAAACCACAGAGGAAGACCTCATACAG gTTGCTCAGATAGTCAAGAGGGAGATGGAGTCAGCAGTTAAACTGTACGTGAAGCTGAAGGCCAAAGTCAAGGTGGGACCCAGCTGGGGGAACTTGCAGGACCTCGATATATAA